A single genomic interval of Natator depressus isolate rNatDep1 chromosome 16, rNatDep2.hap1, whole genome shotgun sequence harbors:
- the TRUB2 gene encoding pseudouridylate synthase TRUB2, mitochondrial has protein sequence MAARRVARIGLNGLFAVYKPPGVASIRVRDIVETLLLKELNSLEQPAVQQQVRFLPTTIEGNAGKELTLAVTQLPVLAAHPLVRGPELTHLKIGAGHRLDTKSSGVFVLGVGHGNKLLTDMYNAHLTRAYTVRGLFGKATDDFSDTGKLIEKTTFDHVTRDKLERILAVIQGTNHKALLMYSNIDLKTQEAYELAIEGLIRPMEKTPPLITAIRCLQFAPPEFQLEIQCLHETQQYLRKIVHEIGLELKSTAVCTQVRRTRDGFFTLDNALLRTHWNLQNIRNSIQDSKIKVKLELQRNLGHQARSGKRHTNMDQVAASELHSTEGTSASDLTHKMR, from the exons ATGGCCGCCCGCAGGGTAGCTAGGATTGGGCTAAACGGGCTCTTCGCTGTGTACAAACCCCCCGGGGTGGCTTCGATTAGGGTGCGGGACATCGTGGAGACCCTGCTCCTGAAAG AACTGAACTCTCTGGAACAGCCAGCTGTGCAGCAGCAAGTACGCTTCCTGCCCACTACTATAGAAGGAAATGCTGGGAAAGAGCTGACCCTCGCTGTTACCCAGTTGCCTGTCCTGGCTGCCCACCCACTAG TTAGAGGACCAGAGCTCACTCACTTGAAAATCGGAGCAGGTCACCGTCTGGATACAAAGTCATCTGGAGTGTTTg tGCTTGGAGTGGGCCATGGGAACAAGCTGCTCACTGATATGTACAACGCCCATCTTACTAGG GCTTATACTGTTCGTGGACTGTTTGGCAAAGCCACAGATGACTTCTCAGACACAGGCAAGCTAATAGAGAAGACCACATTTG ATCATGTCACGAGGGACAAGCTGGAGCGGATTCTTGCTGTCATTCAGGGAACCAATCATAAAGCTCTGCTGAT GTACTCTAACATTGACCTGAAAACTCAAGAGGCCTACGAGCTGGCTATTGAAGGTTTAATTCGCCCGATGGAAAAAACCCCTCCATTAATCACAGCAATTCGATGCCTCCAATTTGCACCTCCAGAATTCCAACTAG AAATCCAGTGTTTGCATGAGACCCAGCAGTACCTCCGAAAAATAGTTCACGAGATTGGCTTGGAGCTGAAATCAACTGCTGTGTGCACCCAGGTCCGGCGGACACGGGATGGCTTTTTCACTCTAGACAACGCTCTCCTGCGAACGCATTGGAACCTGCAGAATATCCGGAATTCAATTCAAGACTCTAAGATCAAAGTGAAACTGGAGCTTCAGAGAAACTTGGGCCACCAAGCTAGGAGTGGTAAAAGACACACCAATATGGATCAGGTTGCAGCGAGTGAACTGCACAGTACAGAGGGAACGTCTGCAAGCGATCTGACTCATAAAATGAGATAA
- the SWI5 gene encoding DNA repair protein SWI5 homolog translates to MQGGNEACVDSRRSGPQAALDNHEQGPPIGGEWEQSPGLRGRSGPSPRPFLRRTPTGLLRNCNAGFKSPIQSPRSCQSDGVNKEALQREVEELKQKDLALDQEIAQLLAEGYSLEELEKHISLLHEYNDIKDTGQMLLGKLATIRGVTTKELYPKFDLELTD, encoded by the exons ATGCAAGGTGGTAACGAGGCCTGTGTTGATTCCAGGCGCTCTGGCCCGCAGGCAGCGCTGGATAACCACGAGCAGGGACCCCCAATCGGCGGGGagtgggaacagagcccagggctgCGAGGGAGGAGCGGGCCGTCACCTAGGCCTTTCCTGAGGAG GACACCAACTGGACTCCTGAGAAATTGCAATGCAGGTTTCAAATCTCCA ATCCAGTCTCCAAGGTCCTGTCAATCAGATGGAGTCAATAAGGAAGCCCTACAGCGTGAAGTTGAAGAACTGAAACAGAAGGATCTTGCTCTGGATCAGGAAATTGCACAGTTGTTGGCTGA AGGTTACAGCCTGGAGGAATTGGAGAAACACATCTCTCTGCTCCATGAGTACAATGATATTAAAGACACTGGACAGATGCTGCTGGGCAAGCTGG CCACGATTAGAGGGGTCACCACAAAGGAGCTGTACCCCAAATTTGATCTGGAACTTACTGACTAG